GGAAGGGGCCGGGCGTCGGTATTGGGCCTTGATGTTCGGTCGAGATGCCTCCGGCAATACTCGGGTCACCGCCGCAGGATCGGCCGCAGGCACCCGAACTTTGGCAGCGGGGTATCATGATTACCGGCTGGTGTATGACCCCGGCACGGCGCGTGTGACCATCTACATCGATGGCGAGGTCTGGCAGTCCGATTACAACGGTGCCTCCGCCTCCGCCGGGAGCAATCTGGTGTATTGGGGTGACAACAATGGCCAGAGCTCCGTCATCCCCACCCGCAGCGCCTACTACGAGTCCGTGGACTTCGTCGTAGCCCCCGAGCCCTCCCGCCTACTCTTTCTCCTGCTCGGTGCCTTCGCTGTCTTTGGTAGAAGACGACGCGGATAAACTTGCTCTCCAGCCTTGGCTTTCCAATGTAAGAGCATGTCTGACATTTCCCCTCATGCCGTCATCGGCTTGATTGTGCATCATCATATCGTGGAAGCCGATGAGCCGCTGACGCCCGAGTCCGATCTCTTTGCCTGCGGCCTCGATTCCCTGGCCATGATGCAACTGATGCTGCATCTGGAGAGCGAGTTCAAGGTGCGCATCGATCCTGCCCAGATGACGCGCAATCACTTTGCCACGCCCACCGTCTTAGCCCAGTGGCTCTCGCATCCTAACCGCAGTGCTGCATGAGCTGGGAGACTGAGGTGGAGGTGATCGTGGCAGGCGGTGGCAGTGCCGGTCTCGCGGCAGCGCTCGCCTCGGCACGCGGCGGTGCTCGCACGCTGTTGCTGGAGAGGCAGACGAAACTCGGAGGCATGGGCACCTGTGCGCTGGTGCATACCTTCTGTGGTTTATTCCATCCCGATGTCACTCAGCCCTGGGCTTGGTTGAATCCAGGCATCGCCACGGAGGTCGGGCAGGAGATGATGATCCGCACGGGGCAGGAGGCACCCGACCTGATGGGGAAAGTGTATGTGCTGCGTCAGCACCCTTCTTTGTATGCGCAGATGGCGGATGAACTCTGCCGCGCCGAGTCCATGTTGGCCGTCTTGAGTGGCACAGAGTGGACGGGTTTGAAACAAACGGCATCGGGCTGGGAGCTTGAGGTCATTACACGCGGGGCAGCACGCACCCTCAGCAGCAAGGCTCTGGTGGACACCACTGGAGATGCCACCGGAGCCCGCCTGATGAATCCGCAATGGTGTGAGCAAACGGAAGGGGCGAGGCTGTATCGGCCCGCCTACATCAGTGCCTTTCATGGCATTGCTGGGGTGCATGATGATGCCTGGCGTTTGCAGACCGGGGGGATGATTTTTCGGGCGATCCGTGATGGCGTTCTTCCTCAGGCGGCGATGGGCGCGGCGTTTCGCGATTCCCCTTTTGCTGGGGAAACCTTTCTGACCGTGGATCTGGAAGCCGGGCAGGGAGACTGGGACCCGTTCGATCCCGTGAAGCGTGCTCGAATGGAGCAGGAAGGGCGAGAGGTGGCTCTATCTCTGTGGAAGTTTCTGCGGGCTCAGCACCCTGATTTCCAGCACTGCGCGCCGCCTTTACTCCCCACGAAGGCGGGCATCCGTGAAACAGCGCGTTATGTGGGAGACTATGTGCTCACGGGGGATGATCTGGCCGGAAACCGTCGCTTTGAAGATGAAATCGCGCTGGCAGGCTGGCCCATGGAGAAGCGTGAGAATGCCAGGGGGCCCAAGTTCCGTTATTTCGATGAAGCCAAACCTGCGGGTATCCCGGCGCGTTGTTTGCAGCGTCGTGAGGTGCCGGGTCTCTTCTTTGCCGGTCGCTGTGTATCCGCTGATCATGAGGCCCTGGCCTCCGTGCGTGTCATGGGCACGTGCATGGCCACAGGTCAGGCCGCAGGAAAGTTGGCAGTGGACTTTGTGCAGGGTCGCTGACATTGGCTTGTGCGTATGCGCTTGCTTTGTCTGACGAATCTCTTTCCTGATACAACCCAAGCTTGGCGAGGGTTGGATAACGTCACTCTTCTGCATGCTCTGAGAGCCTTGGACCCGGCTCTGGACATCCGCGTGCTGTGCCTGCGCCCAGGTCACGGATTTTGGACCGGCAAAGCCTGTGGGTTGAAACCGCGACCGGGAGACGAGGCGTTGCATCCCTCGTATCACTGGACGCCTTATGTGCCGAAGTTCGGTGGCATGAATGACCGGCTCTATGCGCTGGCGGTCCGACGGGCCTTGAAGTCACTTCCTGCCGGGTGGAAACCGGATGCGCTCCTGGTGCCCTGGCTTTTTCCCGATGCTTGTGGCGTCCATCGAGTGCCAGAGCTGAAAGGGGTGCCGCTTTTGACCGTGGCTCAGGGATCGGATGTGCATCAGTATCTGAACCTGCCCATGCGGCGGCGGGCGATCCTTTCTCTCTGCCAGCGGGCGCATGTGATCACCCGCAGTGAAGACCTGCGCCAGCGCCTCCTGCGGGCCGGGGCGGCTGCGGATCACGTCAGCACGGTTTACAATGGGGTGGATATCGAAACCTTTCGCCCCGGGGATAAGGTGGCTTCACGAAAATACCTAGGTTTGCCTCTCGGTCCTAAAATCCTTCTTTTTGTCGGCAACTTCCTGCCGGTGAAAGGCCTTGATCTCTTGATCCAGTCGGCAGCGGCCCTGCACGAGGAACTGCCGTTGCATTTGGTGCTCATCGGCAGTGGTCCTTTGGAAGGGGAAATGCGCAGCCTCTGCCAATCCTCGGGTTTGGGTGACGTGAATGTCACCTTTGCAGGCAGGAAAGGTCCCGCGGAGGTGGCACAGTATATGCGCGCTGTGGATGCTGTGTGCTTATCGAGTCATAACGAGGGGGTCCCCAATGTCTTGCTGGAGAGCTTCGCCAGCGGCAGACCCCTTGTGACCACGCATGTCGGCGGCATATCAGAGATCACCCAGCCCTCACCGAGAGGCGGTTTTCTGGTCCAGGAACGTGTCGTGGCCCCATATGTCCAGGCCCTCAAGGAAGCTCTCTTGAATCCACCGGATGAACAAACCTTGTCCGCCTACACCCGCCCCTTTTCGTGGCCTCAATGTGCGGGCGCATATTGGAAACACTTGTTTGCACTTCGCCAAAAAATCGGTAACTGAAACCCTACTATCTGTAACTGCTGCCCCCATTTAGGGTAACTTTCACTAGAACTCGGCTTTTAGCCTCCCTTTCTCCCGCTCATGCTTCTTCCCGGAACAAGCCATTGGATGTCAATCGCCCGGCGCGCTGGCCGTGACGGTTTGACGTTCGCACTTGGTTTTCTGTTGGCCAATTACGTGCGTTTTCATGAGTTCTGGCGGTTGGAGCATTACATCGCCCCGATTTCTGTCGGTGCGGTGGCCCTGATGATGTCCAGTTACATCATGGGTTTGTATTCGGTGGAATCACGCGGGCGTTCAAGGTTCTTTGCCCACGGTTTGCTCACTACCCTGGCGTTCACGATTGCATTCTTAGCAGTGATTGTGGTCGGGTATGTGGATTTCGGCACCCGAGTGGGGCGTGGGTTCATGTTTTTGGGCCTCTGCGCGGCTTATCCCACGGTCATCTTCCATCACTGGCTGATGTTCAATAAACATCGCTTTGCCCCAGAGCGGGTCGCCTTTGTGGCGGAGACCCCGAACGAATTGGAGGAATACGAAACGCTTAAGGAGCTGAAACCTCGTGGCATCGAGATCGTGGGAAGG
The DNA window shown above is from Prosthecobacter debontii and carries:
- a CDS encoding PEP-CTERM sorting domain-containing protein (PEP-CTERM proteins occur, often in large numbers, in the proteomes of bacteria that also encode an exosortase, a predicted intramembrane cysteine proteinase. The presence of a PEP-CTERM domain at a protein's C-terminus predicts cleavage within the sorting domain, followed by covalent anchoring to some some component of the (usually Gram-negative) cell surface. Many PEP-CTERM proteins exhibit an unusual sequence composition that includes large numbers of potential glycosylation sites. Expression of one such protein has been shown restore the ability of a bacterium to form floc, a type of biofilm.), producing the protein MKSPLLSWVLALWLAPLSSAFAATLLFSHNGSTDPTTEGWSRSTATTTVTGAAYDDDGTAVWRVTDPGNSSGGTGLYYFRTMNATTLDTVMTSGWELSATISVPTDDPTSGIAWGVDSNTWLGFAATEGAGRRYWALMFGRDASGNTRVTAAGSAAGTRTLAAGYHDYRLVYDPGTARVTIYIDGEVWQSDYNGASASAGSNLVYWGDNNGQSSVIPTRSAYYESVDFVVAPEPSRLLFLLLGAFAVFGRRRRG
- a CDS encoding acyl carrier protein, with amino-acid sequence MSDISPHAVIGLIVHHHIVEADEPLTPESDLFACGLDSLAMMQLMLHLESEFKVRIDPAQMTRNHFATPTVLAQWLSHPNRSAA
- a CDS encoding FAD-dependent oxidoreductase, whose amino-acid sequence is MSWETEVEVIVAGGGSAGLAAALASARGGARTLLLERQTKLGGMGTCALVHTFCGLFHPDVTQPWAWLNPGIATEVGQEMMIRTGQEAPDLMGKVYVLRQHPSLYAQMADELCRAESMLAVLSGTEWTGLKQTASGWELEVITRGAARTLSSKALVDTTGDATGARLMNPQWCEQTEGARLYRPAYISAFHGIAGVHDDAWRLQTGGMIFRAIRDGVLPQAAMGAAFRDSPFAGETFLTVDLEAGQGDWDPFDPVKRARMEQEGREVALSLWKFLRAQHPDFQHCAPPLLPTKAGIRETARYVGDYVLTGDDLAGNRRFEDEIALAGWPMEKRENARGPKFRYFDEAKPAGIPARCLQRREVPGLFFAGRCVSADHEALASVRVMGTCMATGQAAGKLAVDFVQGR
- a CDS encoding glycosyltransferase; translated protein: MRLLCLTNLFPDTTQAWRGLDNVTLLHALRALDPALDIRVLCLRPGHGFWTGKACGLKPRPGDEALHPSYHWTPYVPKFGGMNDRLYALAVRRALKSLPAGWKPDALLVPWLFPDACGVHRVPELKGVPLLTVAQGSDVHQYLNLPMRRRAILSLCQRAHVITRSEDLRQRLLRAGAAADHVSTVYNGVDIETFRPGDKVASRKYLGLPLGPKILLFVGNFLPVKGLDLLIQSAAALHEELPLHLVLIGSGPLEGEMRSLCQSSGLGDVNVTFAGRKGPAEVAQYMRAVDAVCLSSHNEGVPNVLLESFASGRPLVTTHVGGISEITQPSPRGGFLVQERVVAPYVQALKEALLNPPDEQTLSAYTRPFSWPQCAGAYWKHLFALRQKIGN